The Chloroflexota bacterium genome includes the window GACGTTATCCAAAGAACGGCCGCGCGGCAGCGAGCGCATGGCCTGGGCCGTCTATGCCCTGCTTAACGCCGGGCTGCTGATGCGAGTCATCGCCGAGCCGCTCAACGCGCAGAATCCCGGCGCGTTGTGGGGCGGGCTGCTGGTGCTCTCCGCGCTACTGCAATGGGTGGCCGGGCTCGGATTTGTCGCGAATACGTGGGGCCGCGTGAAAGGCAAGTGACGTGCCGCGCCTGACCCGACTGTGCATGCGCGCCGCGCTGGTCTACCTCGGCCTCGGCTTCACGTTCGGCGCGCTGATGCTGGCCGATAAAGGCGTGCCATTTGCGCCGTGGCTGCTGCAGCTCCTTCCGCTGCACATCGAGGTGCTGCTGTTCGGGTGGACGGTGCAGATGGTGATGGGCGTCGCGTTCTGGATCATGCCGAAGTTCGGCCGCGGCACATCGCGCGGCCGCGAGCGGTTCGCATGGGCCGCTTTTTTCCTGCTGAATGCCGGCGTCTGGCTAGCCGGCGCCGGGGAGTTGAGCGGGCTGCCGGCCGCGGTGACGCTCGCGGGGCGACTGTGCGAGGCGGGCGCTGCCGCCTGCTTCGTGTTCCACGCCTGGCCGCGCGTCAAGCCGATGCTGGATGGACGCTAGGTGGGAGTCCGCGGAGACACGCGCACAAAAAAAGAGCGGGCGCCGCGCGGCGCCCACTCAGTTTGTTGCAAACCGACCTTCCGTTTATCGGAGGATCGCGGGCAAGTACAGCCACTTCGTATTGATCAACTTGGCGACCGCCGCATTCGCATCGAGCAATCCCGCGCCGACGGAGTTGAGATTGCCGCCGCTCATCGCACGCGCCGAGGTCTGCAGGATCATCTGCGCGGTGCCGCGCGAGAGCGGTTTGCCGAGCGCATTCGCTTTCTGTTTCAACAGCGCGGCGATAGCGGCCGCATGCGGCGCGGCCGCCGAGGTGCCGTAGAAGCGGTAACAGCCGGAACTGAACCCGCCGAAGAACGTATTGCAGCCGCCATCGGTCGCGGTGAAATCCGGCTGCTGGATGGTCTCGGTCGGGATCGCCGCCGCCGGCGTGGTATTGACGACCGGTCCGAAGTAATGGGCGGCCGGGCCGCGCGCGCTGTAGCCTTCCGGGTTGTTGTCGTCATTGTACGGCGCGGCCGCCACGCTGAACGCGTCGCGGTTGGACGTATGGCCCATGATCGTGGGGCCGACGATGTCTCCGCCCGCCGATGTGGCCGGTGACACATTGCTCAAGCCGCAGTTGCAGTTCGTGAACAGCACGACCTTGAGCCGCGGCGTGGCAGCGCCCGAGTAGCGCGACACACTCACATGCAGGTTCACCGGAACGCCGCTGGAGTTTCCGTAGTACATGTATTCAAAAGGTTGCTGGGTGGTTCCCGGATTGTTGTTCAGGCTGGACACTAACACCGTGCCGGCGTCGTTCGTCAAATACGCGTCCAGATCGGTAGTGACGCCGTACCACGGTTCGGCCCACTGCAGGACGACCCGCACGGCGTAACCGGAGGCCAGCGTGAAGTCGAGACTGTTCTGTGTGCCGCCGCTCGGGTTGAAGTTGTGACACGACGGATCGGTGACACCGGCGCGGCAACTCGTCGGCCGGTAGGCCGGCGCCTCGTTTGAAGCCACATTGTTGCCCCCGACAATCACGTTCACGTTGGTCGCGGCCGTGAAGTACAGCGCTCCGGTCCGCACCGTGTCGGAGATCGCCACGGCCGGGATGCCGTCCTGAAAATACGGCTCGGCAAAATAGATGACGTCGTCGACAATCACGCTCGCGCCGGCCGCCTTGAGCGCGCGAATGTGGTCGCCGAACGCGACCTGGCCGCCATTCGCCGTCGCAAAGCTCAGCGTCGCCGCCGGGGCCAGGTCATGGACGATCTGCGCCATCGCACGGCCTTCATCGGTCGTGGTACTCTCGTACAGCACATTGACAGGCGTCGTGTAACCACACGTGTTGGTCGCACCGGGCAAATCGCCGCTCGTCACGTCGGCGGACGCGCCGAGGTTATCGTTGAATGAGTCCGACAGCACGCCGACCTGCACGCCCGTTCCCGTGAGTGAGTAGTTTGAGCGCGCCAGCGCCGCGCGCAGTTGCGTGTCACCTTCGGACACCGCCGTGCCTTGCGGGCAGGTGGAAGCCGGGCCGGCCGGGCTGGCGTACCCGGCATGGCCGACAATCGGCGCCAGCGCTTCCTGCACGCTCTGGGTCGCGGCCAATGCCTCAATCTCAGTCAAGCGCGCCGGATCCAGGTAGGCCGCGATGGTCGCGTAGCGCTCCGAGATGTGTGTAATATCTGCACCGGCAGCGCGCAAGGCTTGTTGATAGGCCGGCGATAGATCGTCGGAGCGTATTTCGGCCAGCAGACGCCCCTGCGCATCGCGCACCAGACTGCCCGGCCCGGCCGGCGCCGTACTCAATGCCTGCGCTTGATCAATGGCGGACGCCGCGCGCAGCGACGGCGCGCGCGCAAGCATCGCCAGTCGCGCCGACAGCTTGCCATCCGCTTTAACGGCGCGCGCGCCAACGAGCGGGGTCGTGGGCGGCACCCGCGTTTCGGCGGCGGCGCTCCCGAACAGCGCGAAGGCGACGATCGCACTTGCAACGAGCCCGATATAGAATCGTTGGCGCACGCTAATACTCCTTGGCCGAATCGAACCGGCGACCTTTGAGGGCATACATCACGGATACGCAGACGGCTTGGGCTGCGGCACGGCACCACCAGCCGGCCCATCCCCGAAGCCGGGCGCCAGCTCCTCTTGCACGCTGAGCACGGCGGGTAGATCGGCGATGGTGTTCAGAGCGTCCATCGATACAAACGCACTCACTTGCTGATAGCGATCCGAGACCGACGTGATGTGTACGCCGAGATGCTGTAAGGTTTCCTGGGTTCTCGTCGATACATCGCTGGCGCGTATCGTGACGAGCACACGACCGTTGGCGTCCAGTACCAGGCTGCCGGGGCCTTGCTCCGGCAACGAGAGTGCGCGGGCAAGCACAGCGGCCGGTGCGGCGCGCAGTGCGGGCGTCGAAGCGAGCATTTGAAGGCGCGGCGTCAGCTTGCCACCCGGTTTGGCCGGCTGCGATATTACGGTTGCGGTCGCTGTCGCACCGGGCGATGACGCCGGTGCCACGGCCGGTGTCGCGCACGCCGCGAGACTTGCCAGCGACAACACGATGGCCGACCAAGCAGGCAGCTGCCGGAAGTGCATACGGATACCAACCCTTCGCGCAATTCGGTCCGGCCCACTTCATAATTATACCATGTTGACCCGGCGCGAAACACCGCGCGCGTCATATTCCGCCGCCGCGGTGTTCGGGGGCTGCCTATCCGGCCTGTACCGACTGCGTGTGGCGCGTCAAACAAAACGCCGCCATGCCAGTCGCTCGGACTGGCATGGCGGCATTGTCGCACCGATCGCGCGACTACGACGCCGGAACCGGCGTCATGTCTTTCTCGCGGATGATCTCGTAGCGCGAGTGAATGTGCGCGGTCTTCTCCAGCATCGCATGCACGCCGCAGTACTTGGTGTTCGACAGCTCGACCGCGCGCGCAACCGACGCGTCGTTCACATCGCCATAAACGCGGTAGACGATCGTGATGTGCTTGTAGACCATCGGGTGATCGCCGGCGCGCTCGCCCTCCACGTAGACCTCCAGCCCCTTCAACGGCTCGCGCTTCTTGCGCAGCACTGACAGCACATCCATCGCCGTGCAGCCGGCCAGACCGGTCAAGAGCAATTCAATCGGCTTCGGGCCGCGATCTTCGCCGCCGCCTTCGCGCGACGCGTCAATGATGATCTTGTGGCCGGTCGTTGTCGTGCCCTCAAACGCCATGCCGTCCTTCCAGACCATCGTCGTATGCTGCTTTTCCGCCATGTCACTCCTTTCGCACCCGCGACGCCCGCGCGAGTCGTACCGCCAGAATAGAATCTACTGCATTGGATGCAACAACCATGCCGCTGGTTACATGCGCACTATGCTATCGGATATCAATCTTCATCTGCTCGAACTGCGCTTTGTCGATTTCGCCGCGCGCATAGCGCAGCTTGAGCACGTCGAGCGGCGACAGCACCGCAGCCGGGGGCTCTGCCGGGTTGTGCCCTGTGCGGAGCGAGATGGCCGTGCCAATGACCGCCACGACGATCAAGCCGAACAGGCCCATCAGTGCCAGGCGCCACAAGCCGATGACGGCGCCCCCGCCCATCATGCCGTATTCGCCGTACGCGCCCATCATCGCGCCATGCCCACGCGCCATGAGCGGGAAGCCGGCCACAAACACAACGGCACAGACCAGCGCCACGCCGATCAGACCGCCGATCCAGATTGTCGAGCTTTTCACAGTGAGCGCGCCCCCTGCCGCACATGAAACAGGGGCGGGAGGGCTTGTCCTGTTGCCTCCCGCCCCTGCGTCACTCGGGTGTCCGGCTTCATCCACCGTCTTGGCGATTATGGCACGATTATCTCATCGTCCAACTGATGAAGACGCTTAACGAGGCACCCACTTGACCGCGTCCCACGCAATCAGCCGCGAGAGACGCGTTTCACCGGTGATGTCGGACAGCGACACGAAATCTGCCGTGGCGCTGCCGGCAAACGTGTACGTGCCGAGCGAGACCCATTCGTCGTTGTACGCGCCCTGATTGATCACCTTCGACGTCAGGCCGCCCGCGTGCGAGATCCAGTACCGCGCGCGCCCGGTCGTCGTGTAGTTATACGGAATGAAGACGAACACTTCATACAGGCCCATGCCGGTGGATGTCTCCAGGTGCGGGTACCAGCGCGCCCAGTTGTAGCCCGCGCGCGCCCAGTCGTTGTTGCGCGTCCAATACAGCGAACCGCCAAAGCCTTCCGCGGCCGTGTGCCAGCCGGACGCCGATCCGCCGCGCACGAACCACGTCGAGGTGTTGTCTACCGTGGTGATACCCGCACCGATCGGGGCGAGCAACTCCCAGATCAGCTTGGCCGAGGCGTAGCCGGTGTTCTCGTAGTACTCCATCACCAGCGACACCGAGCTGCCCAGCGCCATATCGCCCGTATACGTTGTCGCCGGATGGTCGGTCCACTGATCAATGAGCAGATGCCCATCGACCCACAGCCGCACGCCATCGTCGGACGTGACCTTGAAGCGATAGTTGCCCGGCGTCGCCGGGGTAATGCCCGTCCAGCGCACCGAGAAGCCGTCGTTGCCGACGCCCACGCCGGGCGAGCCGATGCCCCAGTTGAAATTGATCGTCGGATCGTCGCGCACAAAGATCGGCGACCCGGTCAGCGTCATGTTGTCGAAGTACTCACCCCTCCAACCGGAGAGCGTCTCCGTAAGCAAAACCCACGAAAACTTGGCGACCGCAAAGCCCACGTTCTCGTAGTATTCGACCACGAGTTGGTGGTGTCCGGCCGGCAGCGTGTAATCGAACGTATCGGTCGTGACCGCGTGATCGTTCCAGCGGTTGAACACCTGAATGCCGTCGATTGAGACGCGCATGCCGTCATCCGAGACGGCGGTGAATCGATAGATGCCCGGCGTCAGGTCGACCGTGCGCGTCCAGCGTGCCGAGAACGTATCGACCGGCACACTCGCATCGGGCGAACCGGCGCCCCAGTCGTTGTTGATATCTGCTTCATCGCGTTGAAAGACGGGCACGCCCGCCAGGCTAAAGTTTCCGTAATAGTAAGCCTTCCACGTCGGGTCCGTATGCGTTGGGCCTGGTCCCTGCGCGTAGGTGGTCGCGCTAAACAGCAGGAAGAGTGCCAACGCCGGAAGCATACGCAAGATCCTCATCGCCGCAAGCTCTCCTTTCATAAGTGACACAGCGCTCGCCCTGACGCGTCGATCCTTTGTCGCGCAGTGACCGTCTGCAATAGATACCGAACCGGGCGGCGTATCATTACAGACAGCCGCCTTCAATAGTATGGTTCGGGTCCGTAGCGCGAATAAGGGGCAAATGTCACATTCTTGACGGGACACTCAGAGGTATCGAGTAGACAGTTTACGCGCCAACTCAACGCGCATCGCCCTTATTTGAACCGCAGGCTGGCGACAATCGAAGCGAACATCACATCGTAGTGTGCGAACATACTCGACGAGGCCGAACCATAGGAGAGCACGTAGGCGTAACCGCCGTGCGCGGACCAGACATCGTGCGTCCACCACCAGGGCGTGCCCCAGGTGCGCGCGTAACGTGCATCATAGCAGTCCGCCATGCCTTCGCAGGCGCTAAACACAAAGTCGCGCACCTGCGTAGTCGGCGCGGCATACGACTCGCGCGCTGCGCTTTCCAGGGTCGCGCCGGGCGACAGCGGCTTGCGCGCCAGCGTCACGGCGATGTCGTACTTCGTTCCGGGGCCGGCCGTGAGCGGGTCACCAAGCGCGATAACTTCGTTGACGCCCATATCGCGATAGCGACCGCCAAACCGGTAGCCGGGAAAGATCTCCGCCAACGTCTGGAAATTGGCCGGATACGTAAAGGTCAGATCGTCGTTTTCGAACCGGATCAGGGCGACTGTGGGCGGCGGCGTGGGGGATGCTTTCGGAGCGACCGTCGCGGTTGCTGTGGGGGTCGGCGGGCGGGCCGTAGGCGGCATGCACGCCAACGCGAGTTGTGCAATGCCCAGCCAAATGCCCACGACATACCAGGTCATCATGACTCACCTCCCGCAGGCGAACGCGAGAGTCGGGCCACGCCCGAGCTCCGCACAGGCATACGCAACGCCGATTATTCCATACGCCGCGAGTCGCGTTGAGGGTCGATTGCCACCGGCCACGCGGGACATCCGTCAGGTGGTGCCGGCGGTTCACAGGGGCCGCGTGTCGCGGCTGACCGGATCCGGATTGGACGGGGGGTTACGTTAGCGCGGGCGCATACTGCTCAAACCACTGTTCGACAAGTCGCCCTTTCGCGACCAGTTCATCGCTCTCAAAGCGGCGAATCTCGAACAGGTGCGCGACTTGCTCGTACAGATCCGGCATGCCGAGCATATCGACCAACTGTTCGCGGATCCACTTGTTGTACGCGATCGGGTACGTGCGGCGCGCGATGAAGAGCGCCTGCAGGAACTCGCGGTAGCCGTTGTAGAGCCGGTCGAACGCCTGGAAGTGC containing:
- a CDS encoding S8 family serine peptidase is translated as MRQRFYIGLVASAIVAFALFGSAAAETRVPPTTPLVGARAVKADGKLSARLAMLARAPSLRAASAIDQAQALSTAPAGPGSLVRDAQGRLLAEIRSDDLSPAYQQALRAAGADITHISERYATIAAYLDPARLTEIEALAATQSVQEALAPIVGHAGYASPAGPASTCPQGTAVSEGDTQLRAALARSNYSLTGTGVQVGVLSDSFNDNLGASADVTSGDLPGATNTCGYTTPVNVLYESTTTDEGRAMAQIVHDLAPAATLSFATANGGQVAFGDHIRALKAAGASVIVDDVIYFAEPYFQDGIPAVAISDTVRTGALYFTAATNVNVIVGGNNVASNEAPAYRPTSCRAGVTDPSCHNFNPSGGTQNSLDFTLASGYAVRVVLQWAEPWYGVTTDLDAYLTNDAGTVLVSSLNNNPGTTQQPFEYMYYGNSSGVPVNLHVSVSRYSGAATPRLKVVLFTNCNCGLSNVSPATSAGGDIVGPTIMGHTSNRDAFSVAAAPYNDDNNPEGYSARGPAAHYFGPVVNTTPAAAIPTETIQQPDFTATDGGCNTFFGGFSSGCYRFYGTSAAAPHAAAIAALLKQKANALGKPLSRGTAQMILQTSARAMSGGNLNSVGAGLLDANAAVAKLINTKWLYLPAILR
- a CDS encoding OsmC family protein translates to MVWKDGMAFEGTTTTGHKIIIDASREGGGEDRGPKPIELLLTGLAGCTAMDVLSVLRKKREPLKGLEVYVEGERAGDHPMVYKHITIVYRVYGDVNDASVARAVELSNTKYCGVHAMLEKTAHIHSRYEIIREKDMTPVPAS
- a CDS encoding SHOCT domain-containing protein produces the protein MKSSTIWIGGLIGVALVCAVVFVAGFPLMARGHGAMMGAYGEYGMMGGGAVIGLWRLALMGLFGLIVVAVIGTAISLRTGHNPAEPPAAVLSPLDVLKLRYARGEIDKAQFEQMKIDIR